Below is a genomic region from Desulfonatronum thiosulfatophilum.
TCGGTTGCCAGAAAGGCAACCGTTTCCGCGATTTCCTCGGCCTGACCGAAACGGCGGGCAGGAATGCGATCCATGTATACTTTTTGAATATCCTCGGACAAGCCGGCGGTCATGTCCGTATCGATGAATCCGGGCGCCACGGCATTGACCGTGATTCCCCGCGAGGCCAGTTCCAGAGCCGCTGATTTGGTCAACCCGATCAATCCGGCCTTGGAGGCGGCGTAATTGGCCTGCCCGGCATTGCCCATCTGTCCGACCACGGAGGAAATGTTAATGATCCGGCCATAGCGTTGGCGAATCATGACCTTGGCCGCTTCCTGCAGACAAACGAAACTTCCGGTCAGGTTGACGCGCATAACCGCATCCCAATCCTCC
It encodes:
- the fabG gene encoding 3-oxoacyl-[acyl-carrier-protein] reductase; amino-acid sequence: MSEMMKTALVTGASRGIGRSIALRLAQDGYQVYLTYVSKPELAEAVRDMIVSRGGNAAAFRLDVGDAAAVTAYFKEHVKDKVRLEVLVNNAGLTKDNLIIRMKPEDWDAVMRVNLTGSFVCLQEAAKVMIRQRYGRIINISSVVGQMGNAGQANYAASKAGLIGLTKSAALELASRGITVNAVAPGFIDTDMTAGLSEDIQKVYMDRIPARRFGQAEEIAETVAFLATESASYITGQVIGVTGGLYM